TCTCACCGGGTTCTCGGTCGGCCACACCGCTCGCGAGCACGAGTACGTAGCCGACCGGCGGGACCCCCACCAGTGCGAGTGCCGAGACGAGGGCGCTCGCGGGGATCACTGCGCCAGCGACGGCGAAGCCGACCGTCGTCAGGATCGCCAGTCCGAGCGTCGCGCCCGCAGTCGCCAGCAAGACCTGGGTCGGGGCATCGGAACGGACGAGCGCGTGCACCGCCACGAGACCGCCTCCGAGGACGACACCCAGAGGGGCGATCCCGGTCGGGTCGGGCGCGAGGAGCAGTCCGAGAAACGTCACGAAGCCGACGTAGCCGACGCCGGCGAGGGAGTCGAGGAGGGCCATCGTGTCGGTTCTGCGTTCGGAGATCGCTGGAAAAAATATTCTGTTCGAGTGTGACGGGAGTCACTACAGTCGGTGAGGATCACGACCCACTGGTGAGTCGAGTCGCCCGCAGGCCACCGACCGCCAGCGGCGAGAGCAGGTACCCGGCTGGGACCGCGAGCGGAGCACCGACCGCGAGGATCGGATGGCCGAGCGGTCCGCCGACGCCGAGTCCCCACGCCAGCACCCACATGAGCGCGAACAGGACGACCGTCGTTCCGACCGCGCCCGCGAGTCGCTCCGGCGTCGGGTCCGACAGGAGTGCCGCGACGCCGGCGACCACCACACCGGTCAGCGTGACGAGCATCGGGACGACGCCGGTCGGATCGGGAAACGACACGAACCCGGCGACGGCGAGGAGCAGGACGTAGCTGTAGACGGACACGTGATCGAGGAGGGCCATCGAGTCGTCGCTGTCGTACTGTCGGCGTCGAAAAGAACGTACCGGCTCGACCGTGCGAGTCCGCGCGACTACTCGGCTTCCTCTTCTGCACCCACGGCTTCCGCCTCGTCGTCGGCGTCCGCCGACTCCTCGTCGGTCGCCGTCTCGTCGTCTGTGTCATCGGTCGTCGCATCCGACTCCTCGTCGGTCGTGTCGGCGTCCGCCGACGCCTCGCTTCCCTCGCTCTCGTCGCCGGTCGCCTCGACCTCGACTTCGATGTCGTCGGTCCCGGACTCGTCGGCGACCGCATCACCCTCCTCTGCCAGTTCGGCGCGGACGACGCGCAGGAACTCCTCGGCGTGTTCGACGTGTGGCTGGAGGTCCGAGTCGTCGAAGACGACCAGTTTCGCGCCGGTCGCGTCCGCCAACTCGCGGCCGTCTTTGAGGGGAACGATCTCGGACTCGCGGCCCCAGACCAGCGTCACCGGTACGTTCAGCGCGTCGATCTCGTGGGCGAGGTCCAGATCGGAGTTGAGCAGGCCGCCGAAGAACGACGCCAGCGCGTAGCGTGCGCCCTCTTGGTGGATCGTCCGCCACTGGTAGTCGACCAGTTCCTCGGTGATGTTGTCGGGGTCGTAGTAGCCGTGATCGGCGTTGAAGTACCGGATCGAGGGCGTCGACCCGAGGAGACTGACGACCGTGTCGCCGACCACCGGCGCGCGGACGAGTTCGGTCAGCATCGGACGCTCGCCGGGCATCGCGGTCGTCGTCGGCGACAGCAGGAGCAGTCGGGAGACGTTCCCCTCGCGGGCCGCGGCGGCGGTGTACGCCCCCGTCAGCGAGGAGGCGACGACGGCCGGTTCGTCGAACTGGCGGACGAAGTCGCCCACGAAGTCCTCGTACAGCGGGGCGGAGTAGCGCAGCGGCGGGCGGTCGGACCGGCCGAAGCCCGGCAGGTCCGGGGCGATCACGTGGAAGTCCGCCGAGAGGTCGTCGAACACCTCGCGGAACTCGTGGCTGGAGGCGGAGGCGTTGATCCCGTGGAGCAGGACGAGGTCCGGGTCGTCGGGGTCGCCGGCTTCGGTGTAGCGGACGTCCATGCCGCGCCAGCGGAAGGTGCGCTGCTGGCCGACGAGTGCCGGTTCGAGGACGCCGGCACTCCGCTGGAGGACACGGTTGGCGACCGCAGTCGCGCCGATACCGAGAGCCGCGTAGCCGAGGATGCGTCGGAGCTTCATACCCACCTGTTCGTCCGCCAGCGACTTATCTTCATGCTTGGTCCAGTGTGGCACACGGCGCTGTCCCCCGGTCCCTCTCTGCTCCCTCTCGTCGCCACGCTCACAGCGCCGGCGTCACCACCACCTCCACCGTCCGACGCCGAGGGCCGTCACACTCCACGAGTTGGATCAACTGCCAGCGACCGAGCGCCAGTTCGCCCTCTCGCACCGGCACCGACACCGACTCGCCGAGCAGGGTCGCCCGGAGGTGTGAGTCGGCGTTGTCGTCGATCTCGTCGTGCGCGTAGCCGTCCCGATCCGGCACCAGATCGCACAGGAACGTCTCGACGTCGCCGAGCAGACGCGACTCGGGTTCCTGCACGATCACACCGGCGGTCGTGTGCTGGACGAAGACGGTACAGAGCGCCGCGTCGGGTGTCTTCTCGGTGGTCGGGAGCATCTCGTCGACCGTCGCCGCCACGCGGTCGGTCACGTCCACACAGGTCAGTCGGTCGTCGGTCTCGACGGTGAACTGCATGGCTCGGCGTACACGTCGATACTAAAAGTCGTTCAGGGAGCGCTACTGCGGTGCGGGACTCCGGCCGCCGGAGCCGACGCCGGTGCCGGGCGACTCGCGGTCGCCGACGGCGTCGGGGGACTTGCGGCCGCCGAGCGTCAGGTGACGCAGGCGGTCCACGAAGCCGTCCTTCTCGGGTTCGCCGACGAGCGCCACGTCCAGCACTTCCGAGATGTGCGAGACGGGGACGATGTCGATCATCTCGGCGAACTCGTCTTCGATCATCACGTCCTGCTCGTTGGCACGGGGGATGATGACCGTCTTCAGGCCGGCCTTCGCGGCGGCTTCGATCTTGTAGGTCACGCCGCCGACCGGGAGCACGTCGCCCCGAACGGAGAGTGACCCGGTCATCGCGACGCGCTGGTCGACCGGCGCGTCCTCCAGTGCGGAGATGACGGCGGTGGCGACCGTGACGGACGCGGAGTCGCCGTCGACGCCGGCCTGCCCGGCCTGGACGAACTGGATGTGCACGTCCATCTCGCCGAGGTTCTCGTCGGAGAACTTCTTGATGATCGCGGAGACGTTCTGGACCGACTCCTCGGCCATCTCCTTCAGGAGACCGGTGGCGATCACGTCGCCGGGTCCCTGCGATGGCGTCACCTCGGCCATGACGGGCATGACGATCCCGGAGTCCTGCCCCATGACCGCGAGGCCGTTGACCCGACCGACGATACCGCCCTCGCGGACGGTGAGGTCGTAGTCCTTCCGGCGCTCGATGTAGTCGTCGGCCAGTTGCTGTTCGATGGACCGCGACCGGCGCTTGGCCTGCAGGACGTGGTCGCGGGTCGTGAACGGCGATCCCTCGCCGCGGGCGATGTCGCCCGCGACGCGCACCAGGCCGCCGAGGTTCCGGAACTCCAGCGTCAGGTGGCCCTTCCGCCCGGCACGCCGCCGGGCTTCGAGGACCACTTCCTCGATCGCCTCGGTCGTGAACGCCGGGAGGCGACCGTCGTTGGCGACCTCCTGGGCGACGAAGCGGGCGTACTTCCGGCGCATGTCCGGCGTGTCCTCGATGGTGTCGTCCATGTACACCTCGTAGCCGTAGCCCTTGATGCGGCTTCTGAGCGCAGGGTGCATGTTCTCCATCGCGTCGAGGTTCCCGGCCGCGATCATGATGAAGTCGGTCGGGACCGGTTCCGTCTGGACCATCGCGCCCGAGGAACGCTCGGACTGGCCGGTGATCGAGAACTCCCCTTCCTGGATCGCCGTCATCAGGTGCTGCTGGGACCGGATGTCGAGGGTGTTGATCTCGTCGACGAACAGGACACCCTTGTTCGCCTTGTGGATGGCACCGGGTTCCACGCGGTCGTGGCTCGGCGTCTCCATCCCGCCGGACTGGTAGGGGTCGTGTCGCACGTCACCCAGCAGTGCGCCGGCGTGGGCACCCGTCGCATCTTGGAACGGCGCGGAGGTGCGGTCGGCGTTGTTCACCAGCAGGTTCGGGATCATCGCCGAGGAACTGCGGTTGCCGCTGCGGAAGATGAAGTAGACGATCACCGCCGCGATGATGCCGAGCAGGAGTTCACCCGCGATGAGCAGGGCGTAGCCCAGCACGACGGCGATGACGATCCACATCAGGAAGGTGCGGGTCTGGTTGCGCTTGCGGGCCTCCTCGCGGTGGGCGGCGACGATCTGTTCGCCCTTCCCGGCCGGCACGGTCCGGATCTTCGGGTTGTTGCCGTCGTCGGGGTTGTGGTACGCGAGGACGTCCTGTAGCTCTTCTTTCGGGAGGAGTTCGGACATCGCCTTCGCCAGCATCGACTTGCCGGTCCCCGGCGACCCGATCATCATGACGTGCCGGCGCTGTTTCGCGGCCTTCATGATCACGTCGCGAGCGTGTTCCTGCCCGATGACCTGGTCGACGAGTCGCTCCGGCACCTCGATGTCGTCGGTCGAGTCGATGGCGAGGCCGCCCAGCAGGGTGTCCTCGTCGCCGATCTCGGTCCCCTCGGTCGTCTCCACGGCGACGTCCGAGCCGAGTGCGTCGATGTCGAGTTCCTCGGCGTCGGCTTCCGTCCGGGTGTCGAGTTCCTCGGCGTCTGTCTCGACTTCGGCGTCGTCGGACTCGGACACCTCGCTCTCGTGAGTGGAGTCGCCCGATACCGTTCGGTCGTCACCGACCTCGTGGCCGCCCGCGCCGTCGGTCGGCGGGTCGCTGTTCGCTCCGGTGGTCGGAGTCTCCTGTTTGCTGTCGGGGGCCGCCACCTCGTCGTGGCGCTCCCGAGCGTCGTGATCGTCTGTCATCGCTTGGAGTCGAATCTGCGGTGTCCGATACACCGACTGAGAATCGTTTACGTCCGATAAGACGGTCGCTGAGCAGATATACTTTCTCCAGTCTCGCGCGTGCGACGCGCCGGCGAGTGTGCCACACCCGGTCGTCCGGTAGTCGGGTTCGGTAGCTTCTCGGACCCGCGCCGTGAGGTGTCGGTATGTACCTCTCACACGCCGTCAGGACGATCAGAGACGACCCGATGGCCGAGGAGTCGGTCGATCTCGTCGTCACGCTCGAAGCCGACACCGAACTGTCGGAGACGTTCGACGACGAGGTCACGGCCATCGGCGGCGAGGTGGTCGCCGACCTCCAGTTCTCGGCGGTGCACGTCAGACTCCCGGAGACCGCCGTCGCGGACCTGTGTGCCCTCGACGGCATCGACCGGATCGAGACCGCCGAGACGCTCCGCCTCGTCGGCGACGAGGCGACAGAACCGGCGTCGGACACCGAGCGGCCAGCGACCGACGAGAGGGAGACCGACACGACGCGACCTACGGACCGAAACCGCGAGCAGTGACCGCAGTTCGGCACGTACAGTTCCACGAGACGGACGCACGTGGTAACACCCGACAGCTATTTGTTCCGTTGCAAGCTCTCTGCGAATATGAGTACCAGAGACGAGTCGTTCCTGGACCGGTTCCGTCAACCGGAGTACACCGGTGAGAACCGGTGTCTGCCCTGTACCGCCACGAACACCGTCATCGCGGTGGTGCTGAGCGTCGGTGTGGGTGTCTTCTTCCCACCCGCCGGCGCCGCGGTCTTCGTCGCCTCGCTCGCCGCGATCTGGCTCCGCGGCTATCTCGTCCCCGGCACGCCCGAACTGACGAAACGGTACTTCCCCGACTGGCTGTTGGACCTGTTCGGCAAAGCGCCCCAACCGGGTCCCGAGATCGCCGAGACGGACCTCGACCCCGAGGAGACCCTGCTTGAACTCGACGCCATCGAGCCACACGAGAGCGACCTCCGGGCGACCCCCGAGTTCGCCGAGCAGTGGGACGCAGAGATCGAGACGGTGCGGAGGGACACCGAGACCCACGTGGCGAACCTGCTCGGACTCGACGAGGAGTCAGTCTCGCTGGAAGCGCGCGGGAACGCCTACGTGATCACGGACGACGACGTGGAGGTCGCCCGGTGGCCCTCGCGGGCGGCGCTACTGGCGGATCTCGCCGCCATCCCGGTGCTCCGAGAGCGTGCCGGCGACTGGGAGGAACTCGGTCGGGCCGAGCAGGGTCAACTGCTGGCCGGCCTCCGCGTCTTCCTCGACACCTGTCCGGACTGTGACGGCCCGCTCTCGTTCGGACAGGAGACCGTCGAGTCCTGCTGTCGGACCGCCGAGGTCATCACCTACGACTGTGACGACTGCGGTGCGCGCGTCATGGAAGTCCAGGAGTAGCGACTGCAGAGCGGTCGTTCTCCCTGGCTGTTCTCGTTCTCTCGCGCCGAAGTCGGTGTCGCGTCTTTCGACTCTGCGCCGGGGCAGACATCTGGTTCTCTCGGCCTCACGTCGAGGGAGGCACCCGGGTTGCTCGGCCTCACGTCGAGGGAGGCACCTGGGTTGCTCGGCCTCACGCCGAGGGAGGCACCCGGCTTGCTCGGCCTCACGCCGAGGTAGGCGTACTCCCGTCGCCGTCGTCGCCGTCGGCGTTCGCCGAGTCGTCCCACTCGTCGGGTCGGAGGTCGGCCAGCACGTCGAGGTCCGGTTCCACGTCGCCGAGGACGAACAGCGAGTAGTACCGGAAGTAGGTGATGACCGGCACCTGTATCACTGCCGAGACGGCGAGCGCCGCGAGCACGAACAGGAAGCCGACAGCGCCCAGCAGGAGCCAGCCGCCGATCCCGACCGTCCCGCCGCCGACTGCCGTGAGTGCCGCGAACACTACCCCGCCGATCAGCACGAACGGGATGGCGACGATCAACAGTGCCAGCGTGGCGACGATGCCGACGGCGATGCCTGCCGCGATCGAGAGCACGATCCGAGCGAGGACGTAGACGCCGATCTGTCGCCACTCGCGCCGGATCACGCCCCAGATTCGGCCCCACCCGGACAGCACACCCCGACTCTCGACGAACATCGCCGGGACGACCAGATCACGCGTGAGGAGGTCGATCAACGCGACCGTCAGCCCCGCCACCAGCGCGACGAGGATCAGCGGGAAGACGAGTAGCAAGACGCTCGCGTCGCCTGCCAGCCCACCGGTGACGAGCAGCGCGACGGGGATCAGGATCACCGCGAGGACGAGCAGACCCAGCACGAACCGGAACAGGAACAGGCTGAACCCGGCCCGGAGGTACCGACCGAACGGTTCTCGGAGTCTGATCTCCCGGTCGCGGAGTCCCTCCACGAGCACGAACTCCAGTACCGACCCGACGAACACCGAGACCAAGACGAACAGGAGTATCAGGCCAGCCACCACGGCGAAGATGGTGACGAACGTGCCGAAGTCCGGGATGTTGCCGGGGATTCCCGGCCCGCCGGGACCGCCGGGCGTGCCACCGCCGCCCCCGAAGTTCGTGCCGCCCTGGAAGCCGGAACCGGCTCCGCCGACGAAGAAGGCGATGACGGCGAGCCGGAGCCACCGCCCCGCGTCGAAGGGGAGCAGAATGTCGGTCGTCGCACGGCGAGCGTCGTCGAGGGCGTCGATAGCGGACCAAGCCATGGCTCGGCCTACGACGTTCTCCGACTTATAATTCGGTCCGCGCCGTGGTAGCGTGACGACCGGTCGCGTGACGAGCGTGACGACCGGTCGCGTGACGAGCGTGACGACCGGTCGCGTGGCGAGCGTGACGCTCCCCGGTGGCGCGCGGTCGAAAGAACCGCCGGATCGGTGGACGCGTTACTTCCGCAGCGCGGCGACCGGGTCGATGAAGCCGGCACCGTAGTAGGCCTTGTCGTAGCCCTCCGGGACCGACGCGGTGTTCTTCAGCGTCGCCTCGATCTGGTTCGGACTGGCGTCCGGGTTCGCGCTCACGAGGAGAGCGGCCGCGCCGGCGACCTGCGGACAGGCCATCGACGTGCCCGCCTTCCAGCCGTAAGAGCCGATCTGGTCGTCCGGGTCGGTCCCCTCCGGGGTGTCCGCCGGCACCGGATCGAACGTCGTCGAGAGCACGAGGTCGTTGAAGTACGGCACGCCCGTCCCGATGGCGTCGAGGTCGGCGTCGCCGCCGGGTGCGGCGACCGTGATCGCGTTCGTCCCGTAGTTCGTGTAGAAGGCGGGACTCTCCGGCGGCGCTTCGAGACCCTCGTCGCCCCACTGGAAGCCGATCGGTCCGGTCGCGGCGACCGAGAGGGCCTGTGCACCCTCGTTGGGTAGGCTGATGACGCCCCCGTCGTGCTGGAGGTCGGCACTGTCGTTGCCGGCCGCGATGACGAGGAGGGTTCCGTTGCTGTTGGCGTAGGTCATGATCTTGTTCAACTGGCCACCGTAGAAGGAGCC
This genomic window from Salinirubrum litoreum contains:
- a CDS encoding secondary thiamine-phosphate synthase enzyme YjbQ translates to MQFTVETDDRLTCVDVTDRVAATVDEMLPTTEKTPDAALCTVFVQHTTAGVIVQEPESRLLGDVETFLCDLVPDRDGYAHDEIDDNADSHLRATLLGESVSVPVREGELALGRWQLIQLVECDGPRRRTVEVVVTPAL
- the lonB gene encoding ATP-dependent protease LonB — encoded protein: MTDDHDARERHDEVAAPDSKQETPTTGANSDPPTDGAGGHEVGDDRTVSGDSTHESEVSESDDAEVETDAEELDTRTEADAEELDIDALGSDVAVETTEGTEIGDEDTLLGGLAIDSTDDIEVPERLVDQVIGQEHARDVIMKAAKQRRHVMMIGSPGTGKSMLAKAMSELLPKEELQDVLAYHNPDDGNNPKIRTVPAGKGEQIVAAHREEARKRNQTRTFLMWIVIAVVLGYALLIAGELLLGIIAAVIVYFIFRSGNRSSSAMIPNLLVNNADRTSAPFQDATGAHAGALLGDVRHDPYQSGGMETPSHDRVEPGAIHKANKGVLFVDEINTLDIRSQQHLMTAIQEGEFSITGQSERSSGAMVQTEPVPTDFIMIAAGNLDAMENMHPALRSRIKGYGYEVYMDDTIEDTPDMRRKYARFVAQEVANDGRLPAFTTEAIEEVVLEARRRAGRKGHLTLEFRNLGGLVRVAGDIARGEGSPFTTRDHVLQAKRRSRSIEQQLADDYIERRKDYDLTVREGGIVGRVNGLAVMGQDSGIVMPVMAEVTPSQGPGDVIATGLLKEMAEESVQNVSAIIKKFSDENLGEMDVHIQFVQAGQAGVDGDSASVTVATAVISALEDAPVDQRVAMTGSLSVRGDVLPVGGVTYKIEAAAKAGLKTVIIPRANEQDVMIEDEFAEMIDIVPVSHISEVLDVALVGEPEKDGFVDRLRHLTLGGRKSPDAVGDRESPGTGVGSGGRSPAPQ
- a CDS encoding DUF7544 domain-containing protein: MAWSAIDALDDARRATTDILLPFDAGRWLRLAVIAFFVGGAGSGFQGGTNFGGGGGTPGGPGGPGIPGNIPDFGTFVTIFAVVAGLILLFVLVSVFVGSVLEFVLVEGLRDREIRLREPFGRYLRAGFSLFLFRFVLGLLVLAVILIPVALLVTGGLAGDASVLLLVFPLILVALVAGLTVALIDLLTRDLVVPAMFVESRGVLSGWGRIWGVIRREWRQIGVYVLARIVLSIAAGIAVGIVATLALLIVAIPFVLIGGVVFAALTAVGGGTVGIGGWLLLGAVGFLFVLAALAVSAVIQVPVITYFRYYSLFVLGDVEPDLDVLADLRPDEWDDSANADGDDGDGSTPTSA